In Triticum aestivum cultivar Chinese Spring chromosome 5B, IWGSC CS RefSeq v2.1, whole genome shotgun sequence, the following proteins share a genomic window:
- the LOC123110857 gene encoding guanylate kinase 1 isoform X1, with amino-acid sequence MGEEAPEFRVDPITLGSKDCQQNAIVVGDKTYVIGRTDDDSKSSFGIKILDKLTQTWIVPTVLGAQPPSKSHSAILINEEKILVVEKGVSLNDSIWFLEIDTPFVKQQRKIKGLEVVSWSKGVLGVAQKPVVISGPSGVGKGTLIAKLMKEYPSKFGFSVSHTTRSPRVKEIDGVHYHFAGRSKMEQDISEGEFLEFAHVHGNLYGTSIEAVESVTDEGKRCILDIDVQGARSVRASSLEAIFIFVCPPSFEELEKRLRARGTETEEQIQKRLRNARAELDQSNSPGLFDHLLVNDNLEACYENLKKMLSLDDDHKDSDGCCKLHETSYLQCFIASNFNVKSCCASVIEDGKATACYSILSKTESEVFLQSETGEVVKGAASLLAVDLSSLTGGAPGRTRGLKIHSINSIDNDLKGIR; translated from the exons ATG GGTGAAGAGGCTCCTGAGTTTCGCGTTGACCCCATCACCTTGGGGTCCAAGGATTGCCAACAGAATGCCATAGTTGTTGGCGATAAGACA TATGTAATTGGCAGAACAGATGATGACTCGAAGTCATCCTTTGGCATTAAAATTCTGGACAAACTAACTCAGACTTG GATTGTGCCAACAGTACTTGGAGCACAGCCTCCATCCAAGTCACACTCAGCAATTCTTATAAATGAGGAGAAGATATTGGTTGTTGAGAAGGGTGTTTCCTTGAATGATTCCATCTGGTTCCTTGAG ATAGATACCCCCTTTGTTAAACAACAGCGGAAAATCAAGGGTTTAGAAGTTGTTTCCTGGAGCAAGGGAGTACTTGGCGTCGCCCAAAAACCCGTTGTGATTAGTGGGCCATCTGGTGTTGGTAAAGGGACGCTAATAGCAAAATTGATGAAAGAGTACCCATCGAAATTTGGGTTCTCTGTTAGCCACACTACAAGGTCTCCAAGGGTGAAGGAAATAGATGGTGTCCACTACCATTTTGCTGGAAGAAGCAAGATGGAACAAGATATAAGTGAGGGGGAATTCCTTGAATTTGCCCATGTTCATGGAAATCTCTATGGGACGAGTATTGAAGCAGTTGAATCTGTTACTGATGAGGGGAAG AGGTGCATTCTCGACATTGATGTCCAAGGAGCACGATCTGTGAGGGCTTCTTCTCTTGAAGCAATATTCATCTTTGTATGCCCTCCGTCATTCGAGGAACTAGAGAAGCGCCTTCGGGCACG GGGCACAGAAACGGAGGAGCAAATCCAAAAGCGACTAAGAAATGCTCGTGCTGAGCTTGACCAGTCCAATTCACCAGGTCTTTTTGATCATCTTTTGGTAAATGATAACCTTGAAGCATGCTATGAGAATTTGAAG AAGATGCTTTCGTTGGATGATGACCACAAAGATTCAGATGGTTGTTGTAAGTTACATGAAACTTCCTATTTACAATGCTTCATTGCGTCAAATTTTAATGTTAAATCTTGCTGTGCTTCAGTCATCGAGGATGGGAAAGCAACCGCATGTTATTCTATCCTGTCCAAAACAGAGTCAGAAGTTTTTTTGCAGTCTGAAACTGGCGAAGTAGTAAAAGGAGCTGCAAGCTT GCTAGCGGTCGACTTATCCTCTCTCACAGGTGGCGCTCCTGGACGAACAAGAGGTCTTAAGATACACTCAATTAACTCAATTGACAACGATCTGAAGGGCATTAGATAA
- the LOC123110857 gene encoding guanylate kinase 1 isoform X2 yields MGEEAPEFRVDPITLGSKDCQQNAIVVGDKTYVIGRTDDDSKSSFGIKILDKLTQTWIVPTVLGAQPPSKSHSAILINEEKILVVEKGVSLNDSIWFLEIDTPFVKQQRKIKGLEVVSWSKGVLGVAQKPVVISGPSGVGKGTLIAKLMKEYPSKFGFSVSHTTRSPRVKEIDGVHYHFAGRSKMEQDISEGEFLEFAHVHGNLYGTSIEAVESVTDEGKRCILDIDVQGARSVRASSLEAIFIFVCPPSFEELEKRLRARGTETEEQIQKRLRNARAELDQSNSPGLFDHLLVNDNLEACYENLKKMLSLDDDHKDSDGCFIEDGKATACYSILSKTESEVFLQSETGEVVKGAASLLAVDLSSLTGGAPGRTRGLKIHSINSIDNDLKGIR; encoded by the exons ATG GGTGAAGAGGCTCCTGAGTTTCGCGTTGACCCCATCACCTTGGGGTCCAAGGATTGCCAACAGAATGCCATAGTTGTTGGCGATAAGACA TATGTAATTGGCAGAACAGATGATGACTCGAAGTCATCCTTTGGCATTAAAATTCTGGACAAACTAACTCAGACTTG GATTGTGCCAACAGTACTTGGAGCACAGCCTCCATCCAAGTCACACTCAGCAATTCTTATAAATGAGGAGAAGATATTGGTTGTTGAGAAGGGTGTTTCCTTGAATGATTCCATCTGGTTCCTTGAG ATAGATACCCCCTTTGTTAAACAACAGCGGAAAATCAAGGGTTTAGAAGTTGTTTCCTGGAGCAAGGGAGTACTTGGCGTCGCCCAAAAACCCGTTGTGATTAGTGGGCCATCTGGTGTTGGTAAAGGGACGCTAATAGCAAAATTGATGAAAGAGTACCCATCGAAATTTGGGTTCTCTGTTAGCCACACTACAAGGTCTCCAAGGGTGAAGGAAATAGATGGTGTCCACTACCATTTTGCTGGAAGAAGCAAGATGGAACAAGATATAAGTGAGGGGGAATTCCTTGAATTTGCCCATGTTCATGGAAATCTCTATGGGACGAGTATTGAAGCAGTTGAATCTGTTACTGATGAGGGGAAG AGGTGCATTCTCGACATTGATGTCCAAGGAGCACGATCTGTGAGGGCTTCTTCTCTTGAAGCAATATTCATCTTTGTATGCCCTCCGTCATTCGAGGAACTAGAGAAGCGCCTTCGGGCACG GGGCACAGAAACGGAGGAGCAAATCCAAAAGCGACTAAGAAATGCTCGTGCTGAGCTTGACCAGTCCAATTCACCAGGTCTTTTTGATCATCTTTTGGTAAATGATAACCTTGAAGCATGCTATGAGAATTTGAAG AAGATGCTTTCGTTGGATGATGACCACAAAGATTCAGATGGTTGTT TCATCGAGGATGGGAAAGCAACCGCATGTTATTCTATCCTGTCCAAAACAGAGTCAGAAGTTTTTTTGCAGTCTGAAACTGGCGAAGTAGTAAAAGGAGCTGCAAGCTT GCTAGCGGTCGACTTATCCTCTCTCACAGGTGGCGCTCCTGGACGAACAAGAGGTCTTAAGATACACTCAATTAACTCAATTGACAACGATCTGAAGGGCATTAGATAA